The genome window GCTACATAGCagcaataatcctattgttgaagagaatAGTAAgattctacctatgtctatagaattcttaaatagctctagtctttgtttgctttggctaaatcctgttcaagtggtgggttacaaatcattgtattttgtctaggtatgtataggcctaaccagcaattaacaatgagaggagaTTCCTtatcctcgttgacttggggatgatttgaaattaaCGCCAATtacgactgtttgatatttattaccagcaatgtgggaaaagacacacatgtagaaccgaaataaggtaccattttgttgaaggaacaaagttcaacaaaccataaccccgcttctggatatcgtttgaagtcaaatgatataccaatttaacgcttatgatatatattttttctaaacacaaaattaaacaaaattaaaaggggccgactttacggctggtttgtggtacTCTTCTACTTTTTCCCCTTCTTCCACTTACCTTTGTGTCATTCCACACCATTTTGAGATCGTATTCAGGTAAGATGTCTGATCTGGCATTTATATGATCCAATGCCATCTCCACTGCTGGTAAAATCCCACTGGCATCCCATACACCGCTATGTGAAAAGAACCCGCCAAGATAAATGGGAATTTTGCCATCACTTCTGATTTCATCTTCTACACCTGTATAATAGGTGTCAGTGTTTGTTTCTGGTTGAGAAGCATTGAATGATATCACCTGGGTTGTCACTTCAATACCATCGTGAACTTTGAATGCAGAGCTGACCGTCAAAAAGAGAATGCATCCCAACAGTGTTTGGATACTCATTGTCAATATTGTCTGGTTAAGCAACCATGAGAAAACAAAATGCTATGTGTACAAAATGTGAAAACAGCTTAATTTGCTTCTTCAGAATAATTTCTGCTTATCATATCATCAAAATGTACGCAAACGTGAATTGAAGAACAAGGCGTTTCAAGTCGCGGCGAGGATGATAATGACTAAACACCTCCGAATGAACCTATTATCTCACAGCAATATACGCCAAAATGAAATTgtttctaaaagtgtttttagaataatttgtttttaatgttaatttaGTGCACAGGTTAGGAAACTGATTACCTTTGGGAAACAGCCGAGTGGGATGGTTTTCAATGAtttttgtgtgggggtgggtgtgtgtgtgtgtgtgtgtaaaatctgaattttcccaatttataaaagaatatatgaatattaactgtacatcattaCGATTCGTGTAAGGAAGCTGATTCCCTTTgggaaatagccgagtgggcgggttttcaatgaaattttttttttatttgtgtaaaaactgaattttcctatgtataaaagaatatatgaatattaaccatgttaactgaccaattcgtgatacccaatcgcgtTACAATTGACCTGGTTTGGAAGGCACAGTATTCACCGAGACTGCAGCTGACCAAAATGTAAGAACAAAATAGAGGGGGGGAAGGGGGAACACAAACACAACAAGGgttgtggtataaaaatctcaacttttttggagaaaagtggggatgaggctgtggatcacgaaatgccttttaaaacgtttttgtgtttgctgggatcctatgtataaaagaatatattaatattaactgcacatcatataaaacgattcgtgatacccattTGTGGTACAGTGGATGTCGTTTAGCAGACAGAGaattgtatttcaatttcttttaaaTTTAGCAAATATAAAGACTAAAAAAGATCGTGGAAATTTGGTGTAAGAGTTACATTAGACCCCGGCAAAGATTACCGTTTCATTTTTATAGCAATCTAATCTTTTCATTAGAAAAGGTAGAGGACATCTCCGTTCACCCGTGTGTGGTGAAAgacgtaataatcacacactccTTTTGAAAACCAtatcttgctaaacaaaatatatttaggccaaaatattacaattaatattgatttgaatatgttattttcatattacatgcaaaaaaaaatgaaaaacttaaaAACCGGCACAGGTACCTGATATAATTTCAACCATGTATTTCACTCTAatcactgtttcgtagtgaatgtgGATGTGGATGACGGCGTACTGTCATTCGTCATTCATACTACAggtcattcataaaaatatcaaacaaacTCGATAGTATCGACGGTATATTCTAGCCAAATTTGACCACCATCCGGCTATTTTCCCTATACGTAGGCCTACCatgcaatatttatgaatattagtcataaatgcccatatttggcatttagCAATATACATATAATATACGCAAACGCGCTAGACATGCTAGAAATTCCCACACATGGGAAACAGCTAGctcctcttttgatgtttactgaagtATGAAGAATGTAGCCTTCAGCACGTAAAATTGGGAAAACTATTTATTATAACAACGGTTTAGTTCCCGATACACTGTGGAGCgaggaaagtggttatttgcatagtaagtACACCATTAAATCACGGCGAGATATAAATTGGGTGATGACGTCACAGctcattaaagtttgtcactctgtgtattgcaacttgttgtaatgcaTTTGAGAAAAAcatcatggaacgcgtttttgatcttgtgaacatggtgcgtaaaaaatatattggcgacgaaaaaaacctgttctacgggcccgaccgacccagattttgaacaaattgggaaaaaaattagAACAGGGCTTCTATTTTCGTCGcataaacgaaggattttcaaacggattctaaatatttgtataaacatacaaaaataatgtaaagctacATCCAACAcaccaacatttctctcactgcaatatttgattgctgagtaaacttggttttagagaataactttatacgttttttatacgtttttatacgtttctttgtctaATCTTAATATACACACTTCACTTATCCTTTTCATTTGAGCCGGcctttcatttttgaaaagtgacgtgagttgagatatttggaaatatttttgccAATAATAGTTATAACTTTTAAGTGAATTGGTATGAACTTCGTAATTGCTACTGAGAATATTATGTAACATGACACGgatgcactacactaaatccttccgcatttggtgtaaccattcatagttccggtaaaaaatagcacctatgcgaaatatatcggcgtcccgagggaaccaaatttgagtgactcttggttgttttgataaaaacgatagaataggagctaaacattacaaatctgttcagaaaatgttccgaatcgaatgtgcatgggcaataggccctcggaacaatatcatggccggaactggtaaggaggcgagagtgtcggctgaaattcgggatggcgctgttcaggagttcgtatctctcaagtttgtcttaacttgtcccaaaaaattaaatttaaataaaagtttaatctttatttaagacgttgattcgatcaaaatattaaaaatgttgttacatggggtagaaaaaaaacttactttcttgtattttcccgtgtatttcaatgggacgatgaTTTAGTGGTGTGTCCCCACACATAGGCATATGACTATATAATATCCATGAACGAAAAGGTCGCATATCATACTAGCTTGATGCAATATTTGGTGAAGAATCTTCATCATAAAATAGgttttactataggcctaccaaagGTTTTATTGCATTGTGAATTATTTATATGAACTGGCAGGTTAATTTGAGAGTATCTGTAAAAGCGCCTTCTCAGCATACAAAACGTGGGGACTTTGCCTGTATATTTTTTCCGTCTATGGTTATCacaaaattattataaatttgatATGAATCACTTACATCATCGCCACATATTGAACTTCGGCTGCATGGGGGAATCCCCTAAAACAGGAAGCACCTGCGCAACCGCAATCAATCACTATTACACTACTGTATTAATGCATACAAAATTGTTACATCAACGCAATAATAGTACGGCTGTGCGCAATCTTTTCACAACAAACAGGTTGACAACCGTCTTGTTACGTGTATTAAAGTTTGTGTCATTTGATTTGATTAAACTGTcaagaaaaatagttcaaaatggtCAGATCTTCCATTAGACGCAATTCAACTTCCAGTGAACAATGTTGTTTTCAATTGCTGGGACTATCGCCGGGTGCATCAAAAGGTAATGTAATCGTCATGGGTAGACATGTACAGGGTAGGCCTTTGTGGCCTGTATATAGATAAAGCAAAAATCCAAATAATTAATTGCTAGGGCAGCCGGTCTGACTGTAACAGAGAtaccactttaaaaaaaaaatccccattTTGGTCATACTAGCAGCCTTTCATAAACCCTAACCCATCTTCCAAACCTTACCGTATAACTTAACCTTAGCCCAAGTAGCCTTTACCCTGACCCAGAATCTTGCTGTAACCTAGAGATATtgcaataatacacattttttcacGAAAAatggtttaaacaatttttggaatttttcattttttttttcaatgtatgtAGACAATCCAATGACCTATTTCTATGTTCTAGAATCTTCAGatcaataattattttattttaaaaacaattctgaaatatttacAATTTGTTATCTAAATTTGTGTTTACCTCATTCCTCTATCATATAAGTAAAAATACACTGTGTTTTCTATGTATTTCTACTATATGATATTGGAATTATGTAAACACAAATTATAGTTTAGCACACTAAAGAtaacaaattgtaaatttttcatactttttgtaactttttttaaatcaaattaactATGAAGAATCTCGAACTTCATAGAAGGTCCACATGTTTCCCAAAATCCTccgacaaaatggaaaaaaaaatgtgcaaaaagaaTTGattgaacattttaatttttttattttctaataATCCTTGCACGGAAGTCATCCAATATCCAAGTAACTGGATCAGCGATCAACTAAAGACATCGCCGATAAAACCCCTCACACCATGATACAGAGCTCCTGCCTGCAGAAAAAAAGAAGACAAGGATGATCACCGTGTCTGAATTTGCTAATACACATTTTAACAGCACACATaacataattaatatattttgaaCAAGCACTGTTTATGTCATTATGAAAATTTTCAATAATAACCCTGCAGCAAATTTCCAAATAGAAATCGtctttatataatgaaaaaagaaGCGCTCTGGATGATCAGCAGTATTACAAGAACAGCACAAAGTTGTATCTTTTTCCAACTATACTTTAACTcccttcacgcgggtgtcgactgcagacgacatgtttcaaattttttttaaaaattcaaaaatttcataaatgtaaattttcatgaccatacttggaatcagtatgaaagatgcattaaaatgagtacaaacaagcctagtattggttcagtagttcttaagatagctcttgatattttgagaaaatatttcaaaacttgaaatttttccgttgaagcgtatggctagcacgcagagcattaatatattcttattattttggtttttattttCAGAAGCGATCAACCAAGCTTATCGACGTCTGGCCCGCACACATCACCCTGATAAAAACAACAACGATCCTCAGGCTACTCGACAATTCCAGGAAATCAACAACGCCTACAAGATACTTATAAAGTGTAAGAAATGTGTCATGATTTTTCTTCCTCTCCTTCTTTTTTTAGCCTTCTTTTACTTCTTCTTCCTATTCATATTCTTCCTTTTTCATTTAACCAAACAGCGCTGTATCAGTATGTAATCTGAAGGGTCATAAGTCCGACAACCCAATAACTTTATTTATTATAAACCCttatccttaccctaacccttaactTTGCCCTAACCCATAACGTAAGCCCTCCTAAGCACAACCCTAACCATATAAATAACCTGACTCTGTCCCTAACCTAACTTATCCTAACCTAATGCCATAAACActaactttaacccttttggGACTAACGACCCTTCCGGATGTGAAGTAAACATTGGCAGAAGTAATGGCTCtacacttgaaattcatacaccccctatggaagatatgaccttaatctcctgtaCATGGGGTGCGGATTAAAAATAGAGTCACACTTTCAGGTAACCTCATGTGAAATTACCTGTGTGGCACATTAAGGATATGTCTCCATGGGAGCTGTAtaacggaatagcccaatgttcttTTCGATATTGTCCATGGGCAGGAAAAACATCCTATGATGtgtttttggcccctgaacatatttTAAAAGCAAAACCTCTATTGCCCTGATTCCagattttttgggattaaaaaaatattatcctgttttgacaAATGAAACCTATCTACATCTTGTTTCTCTTTATTTAGTTCCAACTGCCaattaaattcaaattttatattcGAGGGAAAATTGGCCCAAAACGCATAATATTGTATGTTTCCTTACATTATTGCAGTCACATAAACAAAAAAagtcaaagacttggcacaaatctAAGCATTGAACATTTTTAGTACGGGCAATGACTTCGctcatttatttaatattttatctTCATTTTGATAATTGTTATAAAAGATATTTGAATATGTGTTTTACACGGATTAGAATGCAAAGTTAGTCTTTGATTATCATTCCAAAAACGCACgtatttggcccttatttccaaaaattggccaaagttttgaattggacttttattgccaattGGAAGTAAATGAATATGATTTAGttgtgtttcatttgacaaaacaagataagaatttttttaataccataaagTTAACACTAATTATCTGGAATCGTTATTCAGCTCTTCTTCCGCCCCTGCACCGGTGCTACCTTTTCATTTTCATAATTCGTCATTTTCTTTCAACTCGTGTATAAAACATTGCAACATCTATTTTCAGCTGAAGTCCAAGATGAACAGAAAACCGAAGAAAAGGGACACCAACGAAGATGGTGGAATCGCAGGGATCGAGAGTCGGAGAGCACATATCACTCACGTAATTCTCAGGTATTTTTGAGTAATTATAttattatctaaaaaaaaaaaaagtaataatataataataaaaggtATAATGGCATTTGTCAAGGATGATAATCTCTATAATAATCAAGACAACGGTGGCGGAGGGGACGTTCCAGTATGGAAGGTATAAAGTGAAACGTTTTTGTGAAAACTCTCACCTAGTATTAACATTTCGAAATGTTTATTTGCCTATAAAATAATGCCCGCGTTTCTCTATCTTAACAGGGTGCCTATTCCAGCgttgaaacaaacacacaatattGCAATATACCAATGAACCGTAGGAGGCGCTCTCGGGTAAGATAAGATACATCAGTAAAACAAAaagccacaagcctcagcacactttacaggaatttgcTGAACACTGTGGCCAAGACAAATCATGtaaaccatttagcaacaatcTGAGacttatagttatagaaagtgcATACCACAATTAACCATTATAGCCGGATCGCGTACGGCATTCAGTAGATCCATTATTTCACAAGAACGAATTAAAAAGGACTGTGCCGGGTTTCGAACTCACATCACCAAACATCAATGTACCGGGAGTCTAATGCCTTTTTGAGGTGTAACATGTGTCAGTGTTTTATTGCTTAATAGAAAAAGTTCGGCAGCGAAAACGACCATTGAGTTAATTAGTAGAGCGGAAAATCACATGTACAAAAtaggttagaccaggtctaactttagacctgcaTGGTCTAACCATGGAGTTTAGTCCTACGGAGAAAGAACTCTTTGAGTattaaatgttatattattgTAGATGctgttaagggcaaatacatgtgACTCAATACTACAGTCAAAATAGTTGGCACATATTGACGATATGTTGGAGAGTGTGCCAACATGAGTTTCCTGGATTGGCTGAAATTTAACTTTTAGACTGTTCAAGGAGTAagtagaaaaagaaaataataaaaggtTCCCACTCCCCAAGTTTAACCTATAGTTATAGAGCAGGTCtaacgttagacctggtctaacttgttttgtgcacacGGACTTCAATGTAGATTCGAATATTGCTGCGGAGAATAGGAAACACCAAATCTGTC of Amphiura filiformis chromosome 14, Afil_fr2py, whole genome shotgun sequence contains these proteins:
- the LOC140169031 gene encoding uncharacterized protein — its product is MVRSSIRRNSTSSEQCCFQLLGLSPGASKEAINQAYRRLARTHHPDKNNNDPQATRQFQEINNAYKILIKSEVQDEQKTEEKGHQRRWWNRRDRESESTYHSRNSQGAYSSVETNTQYCNIPMNRRRRSRKGKRYRKVANTQITWWWQPLIIICVVIFGPIGILNYLKGH